From Dendropsophus ebraccatus isolate aDenEbr1 chromosome 2, aDenEbr1.pat, whole genome shotgun sequence, a single genomic window includes:
- the LOC138784090 gene encoding uncharacterized protein, translating into MIKLWNEAWKPSSFMLDFCLEEINAIEQVFPDAEIFLCDFHREKAWTEWLNKKDHGVHKRKKEILALMRNVALTTNKEEHERALKTLTSSPIWKQSKMLRQWFSQKWLSDIKKWAHIYRKGTQVIIINTNNGLERQHETLKYSYLDGYKNCTLSEMIGVLHHRFFPDTFKKYMEKNLRSCGHYRKYAVSVPLFLRNRPQEFIKHTMQRYFSSLDETHVLEKDEQNGVFKVKSESEKDLIYTVTLGGEMPACECKDWQRYLMPCKHMCAIFRLTEYKWEKIEPYLQPNPLFLLDSECFKNILELDLGTDFELLDTNEEYLTELSVTLKDLVAKSWEKAPRIMD; encoded by the exons ATGATAAAACTGTGGAATGAAGCTTGGAAACCATCATCCTTTATGCTTGACTTTTGCCTTGAGGAAATAAATGCAATTGAACAAGTATTTCCAG ATGCAGAAATTTTTCTCTGTGACTTTCACCGTGAAAAAGCCTGGACAGAGTGGCTTAATAAAAAAGATCATGGAGTTCATAAGCGTAAAAAAGAAATTCTTGCACTTATGCGGAATGTAGCCTTGACAACCAACAAAGAGGAACATGAGAGAGCCTTGAAAACGTTAACAAGCTCTCCAATCTGGAAGCAGTCCAAAATGTTGAGGCAGTGGTTTTCTCAAAAATGGTTATCAGAtataaag AAATGGGCTCACATTTACCGAAAAGGAACCCAAGTAATCATTATAAACACAAATAATGGTTTGGAACGCCAACATGAAACTCTAAAGTACTCCTATTTGGATGGCTACAAAAACTGCACATTAAGCGAAATGATTGGGGTCCTTCACCACAGATTCTTTCCAGATACCTTCAAAAA GTATATGGAAAAGAATTTGAGAAGCTGTGGACATTATCGGAAATATGCAGTAAGTGTGCCACTGTTCTTGAGAAACCGTCCTCAGGAATTTATTAAACACACAATGCAACGCTACTTCTCTAGCTTGGATGAGACACACGTTTTGGAGAAAGATGAGCAGAATGGGGTTTTTAAAGTAAAAAGTGAATCTGAAAAAGACCTGATTTATACAGTTACATTGGGTGGTGAGATGCCAGCCTGCGAATGCAAGGACTGGCAGAGGTACCTGATGCCTTGCAAACACATGTGTGCCATTTTTCGACTCACTGAATACAAGTGGGAAAAAATTGAACCCTACTTACAGCCTAACCCACTCTTCCTCCTTGACTCGGAGTGCTTTAAAAACATTCTAGAACTAGATCTTGGAACAGACTTTGAGCTGCTGGACACTA ATGAGGAATATCTAACGGAGTTATCTGTTACTTTGAAAGACCTGGTTGCAAAATCATGGGAGAAGGCACCAAGGATCATGGATTAA